The Sediminispirochaeta bajacaliforniensis DSM 16054 genome contains a region encoding:
- a CDS encoding glycoside hydrolase, with protein sequence MLVSWTQEEATKGNNIDMALHVWLQELRSAKSPKIYGDSIVFTYAPNRFSERQIRSVGIAFAHESYQTIHPFQRIVDTGKVAGAEETGVFFCLLPIPPGEEEVKYRLIIDGLWMVDPVSIATEREPSGLEVSVLPLPKGSVLSFKSPELNKEGAVTFRYRASSGSRIYIAGSFNDWDPFMYRMTENRDIPGLFTITLPLPEGTHYYAFIRNGACIADPMNNRMASKSSGELVSVVRVGTKPSIASR encoded by the coding sequence GTGCTTGTATCCTGGACTCAGGAGGAGGCGACAAAGGGAAACAATATCGACATGGCACTCCATGTTTGGCTTCAAGAGCTTCGAAGTGCAAAGTCGCCAAAGATATATGGTGATTCCATTGTCTTCACCTATGCCCCGAACCGCTTTTCGGAAAGACAGATTAGGTCGGTGGGAATAGCTTTCGCCCATGAATCCTACCAGACCATTCATCCTTTTCAAAGGATCGTCGACACAGGAAAGGTAGCGGGGGCTGAAGAGACAGGGGTCTTTTTCTGCCTCTTGCCCATTCCCCCGGGAGAAGAGGAGGTGAAATATCGTCTCATTATAGACGGTCTGTGGATGGTCGATCCGGTTTCCATTGCCACGGAAAGGGAACCCAGCGGTCTGGAAGTTTCGGTTCTTCCCCTTCCAAAGGGAAGTGTTCTTTCTTTCAAAAGTCCCGAACTCAACAAAGAGGGGGCGGTCACCTTCCGTTACAGGGCAAGCTCAGGTTCCAGGATCTATATAGCGGGAAGCTTCAACGATTGGGACCCTTTTATGTATCGAATGACCGAAAACCGGGATATACCCGGCCTTTTCACCATAACCTTGCCCCTTCCAGAGGGAACACACTATTACGCCTTCATTCGCAATGGAGCGTGTATTGCGGACCCCATGAATAACCGCATGGCATCAAAAAGCTCAGGAGAGCTCGTCTCCGTGGTACGAGTAGGGACAAAGCCTTCTATTGCCTCACGGTAA